The following coding sequences lie in one Melopsittacus undulatus isolate bMelUnd1 chromosome 9, bMelUnd1.mat.Z, whole genome shotgun sequence genomic window:
- the CFAP100 gene encoding cilia- and flagella-associated protein 100, translating into MDLVIPSRKWDLALDEEGGNLGCGNEGMNRSLGVGVITVQVGCSRSEPLCTSPDILPCVFYIPFVAESPEKDQEKTKENPFAVPADFDIFSIRENERQKAQEERERMKTMKIHEKTTYSTKVKAKQKELRQTLQQEEKEEARKQATTEERLKAPQKILLQETACKKDYPPEKQTFHDYINDRREIFLLEYGMAVQREEIQRLEKIARNEERKMEKAAYYLKKNAAILEEFLKEKQENVVQALQIGQKEAEENTKKTEEIQEVNSQIEKLKSDVSQLKIDLQELRMYRNFLRQVSLKEWQGKHGERNTSPRDVKTAPSTREGDDASPPITAEQGQGGTAGTDDASPSSTNNTDVPSFPLSSKTLTVKSLRDIKPQIIKFLKPLSTRQMSELEDAETEMSSDEDEDPELYFTDPQQLLSIFKEMEDENLSLLQKSQETEERLDKVLQTFITTYESMEKETAELKEQLATLQASVAEEEARAADLKLKVQLFSSGECKANDQDNILASLRKKVQEVYCQCTGEREGNLETLQMLMVLEKKLNDLLDYLEGIPPEKIEHAKKQKEKERRIKLREEKLRQQEKQQEERLKKALERSKAAGEMKTSKRLMFRSVLPPKKPERKPRQEEIDKEKEEQLYYFT; encoded by the exons CACTGTGCAGGTGGGATGCAGCAGATCAGAGCCTCTTTGCACCAGTCCTGATATTCTGCCTTGTGTCTTCTACATCCCTTTTGTTGCAGAAAGCCCAGAAAAGgaccaagaaaaaacaaaggaaaatccaTTTGCAGTTCCTGCAGATTTCGATATATTCTCAataagggaaaatgaaagacaaaaggCTCAGGAG GAACGTGAAAGGATGAAGACCATGAAAATCCATGAGAAAACCACTTACTCCACtaaagtaaaagcaaagcaaaaagagtTAAGGCAAACTCTGcaacaggaggaaaaggaggaggccAGAAAACAGGCAACAACTGAAGAGAGACTGAAAGCTCCTCAGAAGATTCTTTTACAGGAGACAGCCTGTAAAAAAG ATTACCCACCAGAAAAGCAGACCTTCCATGACTACATAAATGACAGGAGAGAGATATTTTTACTTGAG TATGGCATGGCAGTACAGAGAGAGGAAATTCAGAGGCTGGAGAAGATAGCAAGGAATGAAGAGAGGAAGATGGAAAAGGCTGCATACTACCTGAAAAAGAATGCTGCCATTCTTGAAGAGTTcctgaaggagaagcaggaaaacGTTGTTCAAGCCCTGCAAAT tggtcaaaaagaagctgaagagaatacaaagaaaacagaagagatcCAGGAGGTCAATTCCCAAATTGAGAAACTCAAAAG TGACGTATCCCAGTTGAAGATCGATCTGCAGGAGCTCAGGATGTACAGGAACTTCCTCCGTCAAGTCTCTCTTAAAGAGTGGCAGGGGAAACATGGCGAAAGGAACACAAGCCCAAGGGATGTGAAAACAGCACCCAGCACTAGAGAAGGAGATGATGCCTCACCTCCCATCACTGCAGAACAGG GCCAAGGTGGGACAGCAGGGACAGATGATGCCAGTCCCAGCAGTACCAATAATACGGATGTGCCAAGTTTTCCACTCTCTTCAAAGACTTTGACTGTCAAGTCCTTGCGGGACATCAAGCCACAGATCATAAAGTTCCTGAAGCCTCTGTCAACAAGGCAAAT gaGTGAACTGGAGGATGCAGAAACCGAAATGAGCTCGGATGAAGATGAG GACCCCGAGCTGTACTTCACTGATCCCCAGCAACTGCTGTCTATTTTCAAGGAGATGGAGGATGAGAACTTGTCCCTCCTCCAGAAATCCCAGGAGACAGAGGAAAGGCTGGACAAAGTCCTACAGACTTTTATCACCACCTATGAAAGCAT GGAGAAGGAGACGGCAGAGCTGAAGGAGCAGCTGGCCACCCTCCAGGCCTCCGTCGCCGAGGAAGAAGCGAGAGCAGCAGATCTGAAGCTCAAAGTTCAGCTCTTTTCCTCTGGAGAATGCAAAGCCAATGACCAG GACAACATTCTTGCAAGCCTGAGAAAGAAGGTGCAGGAAGTCTATTGCCAATGCACTGGGGAAAGAGAGGGGAACCTGGAGACACTGCAGATGCTAATGGTGTTAGAGAAAAAGCTCAACGATTTACTGGACTATCTGGAGGGAATCCCACCAGAAAAGATAGAACATgctaagaaacaaaaggaaaaggaacgGAGGATAAA GCTcagagaggaaaagctgagacaacaggagaagcagcaggaggaaagactgaaaaaggcCCTGGAGAGGTCAAAAGCAGCTGGAGAAATGAAG ACCAGCAAGAGGCTGATGTTTCGCTCTGTCCTACCTCCCAAGAAGCCAGAAAGAAAGCCCAGACAAGAAGAAATAGATAAGGAAAAGGAGGAACAACTGTATTACTTCACCTGA
- the ZXDC gene encoding zinc finger protein ZXDC, giving the protein METQGLPAAEAARARPGAQHGGPAAPPAAPRRPQPDWDPSPAAAASSSSAAASGLYVSFPVLLVEEKPEASPAPSPCAPPAGPAPDNDGLLLVLNVVRGAAEAGPGGGEAGRAQPGPVPAEPPPPPEEEEASGAVPPPPPPPPLPSAGGDGSGAEDGSFSGTITINNQSLVVRIENGVLTLGPGAEQAAGTAPPPPPAANAAAAAASPAEPPGGPRPRSPPAFPCPEPRCGEAFPRKQQLRLHRLSAHGGGGEEERGAAARPFCCPVPGCSWSFATAYKLRRHLHSHDKLRPFACAAPGCSKRFTTVYNLRAHSRAHEQEAAHKCELCGQRFPSAARLAAHRRRSHLEPERPYRCDFPGCERTFITVSALFSHNRAHFREQEQFSCSFPGCNKQYDKACRLKIHMRSHTGERPFICDFEGCGWSFTSMSKLLRHKRKHEDDRRFMCPVEGCGKSFTRAEHLKGHSITHLGTKPFECPVEGCCAKFSARSSLYIHSKKHLQDVDSLKTRCPVPSCNKFFTSKHSMKTHMVKQHNFSPDLLTQLEATSSLTPSSELTSPGQSDLSNIDLVSLFSNVSSNNSGIATDMALVNSGIVTIDVASVGSTLGGNLPVSTSSLSQAVDPLILVTSSDMPQSLDSSLLLGTSTTVLQQSTLNLEDVQTVNAEALGSLASLSVRNSSQDVHGLTSSNNLTIDTATLTPSSSLGSTNVPELLTPTKAERNLLPSSDVVGQQEGSKVVTQFVFSNPPGSYSAQKEMDLGPVTGTSFLESSGSARTDYRAIQLAKKRKQKGNGSSTAASGSGQRKSKGGKVSPTNFSSSTPGSRLGGNIVLPNGGLTIRDPATGAQYVQIQLLQDDSPGEGDLPFQLSSQSSSSHSQLTVDLPVHILQEPHNSTEDDAGSDNSQFTGSTINLQDLE; this is encoded by the exons ATGGAAACGCAGGGGCTGCCCGCCGCGGAGGCGGCCCGGGCCCGGCCCGGCGCGCAACATGGCGGCCCCGCTGCGCCGCCCGCCGCCCCGCGCCGCCCGCAGCCCGACTGGGACCCctcgcccgccgccgccgcttcctcctcctccgccgCGGCCTCGGGCCTCTACGTGAGCTTCCcggtgctgctggtggaggaGAAGCCGGAGGCCAGCCCGGCGCCCAGCCCCTGCGCGCCGCCGGCGGGGCCCGCTCCCGACAACGACGGGCTCCTGCTCGTCCTCAACGTGGTGCGGGGCGCGGCCGAGGCCGGCCCGGGAGGCGGCGAAGCGGGACGCGCCCAGCCCGGCCCGGTGCCCGCAGAGCCACCGCCACCgccggaggaggaggaggcctCCGGAGCGGTAcctccgccgccgcctcccccgCCGCTGCCCTCCGCCGGCGGCGATGGCAGCGGGGCGGAGGACGGCTCGTTCTCGGGGACCATCACCATCAACAACCAGAGCCTGGTGGTGCGCATCGAGAACGGCGTCCTCACGCTGGGCCCCGGCGCCGAGCAGGCCGCGGGCACGGCTCCGCCGCCTCCCCCCGCCGCCAAcgccgccgctgctgctgccagccccgCCGAGCCGCCGGGCGGGCCGCGGCCGCGCTCTCCTCCGGCCTTCCCGTGCCCGGAGCCGCGCTGCGGCGAGGCCTTTCCCCGCAAGCAGCAGCTTCGGCTGCACCGCCTCTCGGCGCACGGTGGTGGCGGGGAGGAGGAGCGCGGTGCGGCGGCGCGGCCCTTCTGCTGCCCGGTGCCGGGCTGCTCCTGGTCGTTCGCCACGGCCTACAAGCTGCGGCGGCACCTGCACTCGCACGACAAGCTGCGGCCCTTCGCCTGCGCGGCGCCCGGCTGCTCCAAGCGCTTCACCACCGTGTACAACCTGCGGGCCCACAGCCGCGCCCACGAGCAGGAGGCGGCGCACAAGTGCGAGCTGTGCGGGCAGCGCTTCCCCAGCGCCGCCCGCCTGGCCGCGCACCGCCGCCGCAGCCACCTGGAGCCCGAGCGGCCCTACCGCTGCGACTTCCCCG GCTGTGAAAGGACGTTTATCACAGTGAGTGCATTATTCTCCCACAATCGAGCCCACTTCCGAGAGCAGGAGCAGTTCTCCTGCTCATTCCCTGGCTGTAACAAGCAGTATGACAAAGCCTGCCGATTGAAAATCCACATGAGGAGCCACACAG GTGAAAGGCCTTTTATCTGTGACTTCGAAGGTTGTGGCTGGTCTTTCACCAGCATGTCCAAGCTGCTGAGACATAAAAG GAAGCATGAAGATGACAGGAGATTTATGTGCCCAGTAGAAGGCTGTGGGAAGTCCTTCACAAGAGCAGAACACTTGAAAGGCCACAGTATAACTCACCTTGGTACAAAACCATTTGAGTGCCCAGTAGAAG GCTGTTGTGCAAAGTTTTCAGCACGAAGTAGCCTGTATATTCACTCCAAGAAACATCTTCAGGATGTGGACTCCTTAAAGACTCGTTGCCCTGTCCCCAGCTGTAATAAGTTTTTCACTTCCAAACACAGTATGAAGACGCACATGGTCAAACAGCATAACTTCAGCCCAG ATCTCCTCACTCAGCTCGAAGCAACCAGCTCCCTCACACCCAGCAGTGAACTCACTAGTCCGGGACAGAGTGATCTCAGCAACATAGACCTTGTATCCCTCTTCTCCAACGTGTCTAGTAACAATTCTGGAATTGCAACAGACATGGCACTGGTGAACTCTGGAATTGTCACCATTGATGTTGCTTCGGTGGGCTCAACACTGGGAGGAAACCTCCCTGTCAGCACCAGTTCTCTGAGCCAGGCTGTCGACCCCTTGATACTGGTGACGAGCAGTGATATGCCACAGAGTCTGGACAGTTCTCTCTTGCTGGGAACCAGTACAACAGTTCTACAGCAAAGCACTTTAAATTTGGAGGATGTGCAGACTGTCAATGCAGAAGCCTTGGGTTCCCTAGCATCCCTATCGGTGAGGAATTCCAGCCAAGATGTGCACGGTTTGACATCCAGCAATAATCTAACCATCGACACAGCCACTTTGACTCCTTCTAGTAGCCTCGGCAGTACCAATGTGCCTGAGTTACTAACACCGACTAAAGCTGAACGCAATCTGCTTCCGAGCTCGGATGTTGTTGGTCAACAAGAGGGCAGCAAAGTAGTGACACAGTTTGTCTTCTCCAACCCTCCAGGGAGCTACAGCGCGCAGAAAGAAATGGACCTTGGCCCTGTAACTGGCACCTCATTTTTG GAGAGCAGTGGATCTGCAAGAACAGACTACAGAGCCATTCAGCTAGcgaagaaaaggaaacaaaaagggaaTGGGAGCAGCACAG CAGCATCTGGCTCTGGTCAGAGGAAAAGCAAGGGTGGCAAAGTGAGCCCTACCAACTTCTCATCATCCACTCCTGGCAGTCGACTGGGTGGCAACATAGTTCTGCCAAATGGAGGGCTGACAATAAGGGACCCTGCCACTGGAGCCCAGTATGTGCAAATTCAGCTTCTTCAG GATGATTCCCCAGGAGAGGGGGATTTGCCCTTTCAACTGAGTTCTCAGTCTTCCTCGTCGCATTCTCAGCTTACAGTGGATTTACCTGTTCACATACTTCAG GAACCACACAATTCCACTGAAGATGATGCAGGTTCTGATAACTCTCAGTTCACTGGAAGCACAATAAACTTACAGGATCTGGAATGA